CCAGTTGTCAGAACGCGAACGTCAAGACTTGTGTCAGAACCTAATTTTTTGTTGATACGGTAACGTCCAACATCACCAAGGTCATAACGTTTATCACTGAAGAACAAGCTTTGGATTACATCTCTTGCCGTTTGTTCATCCGGTGCTTCTGCGTTACGAAGCTGGCGGTAAATTTGCTCAACAGCTTCCTTGTCGGAGTTTGAGCTATCTTTTTGCAGCGTATTATAAATGATATTATAATCCGCAACATTCATGTCTTCTTTATGAAGGATCACTGACTTCTGGCCAGATTCCACGATAACTTCGATATCATCAGGAGTGATTGTTGAATCACGCTCTAACAATACTTCGTTACGCTGGATAGAAACTACCTCACCGGTATCTTCATCCACGAAATCTTCTGTCCAGGTGCGAAGAACTCTCGCAGCCAAACGACGGCCAACAGCTTTTTTCAAGTTTGTAGGTGTCGCTCCGATTTCTTCAGAAAGTCCGAAGAGATCAAGGATATCCTTATCAGAACCAAAACCGATGGCTCTTAAAAGCGTAGTAACCGGGAATTTCTTCTTACGGTCAATATAAGCATACATGACATTATTCACGTCAGTTGAGAATTCAATCCATGAACCCTTAAACGGAATAATACGTGCAGAATATAATTTAGAACCATTTGTGTGCTTGCTCATAGAGAAGAACACACCTGGCGAACGGTGTAACTGAGAAACAATAACACGTTCAGCACCATTGATTACAAATGAACCGCGATCGGTCATGTAAGGGATATTTCCTAAAAATACCTCTTGCTCAATGGTTTCAAATTCTTCATGATCAGCATCATTACATATCAAACGTAATTTTGCTTTTAATGGAACGGCATAAGTTAACCCACGATCGATAGATTCATCGACAGAATACTTTGGCGGCTCTAATAAATAATCAATAAATTCAAGCACGAAGTTGTCGCGTGAATCTGCAATAGGAAAGTTCTCAGCGAAAACTTTGTACAATCCTTCATCAGAACGATCTTCTACTGATGTATCAAGACTGAAGAAATCCCGGAATGATTGTACCTGGATTCCCAACAGATCCGGATAATCAATAATCTGATTAATCCTGGAGAAATTTTTTCTGGGAGTTGCTTTAATTGTAGCCAAGGCTATGTCTGATTTTGGGTTAGTAGAACGAAAACAAAGCGACGGTGTAACTTTTTACAACACGCAATCGTACTAATTAGTTTAAAACCTTAATCGTTTGCCTCGTAGATAAAAAGGATAGCGACCCCTTTGCTTCTTTTCTACGAGTAAAGAAGTGTTTCAGGCCAATTATCCGGAAGGAGAATTAGTTTACCGAAAATGGAATTTTATCTTCGGCCATATATACCAAACGAAAAGAAGTGTAAATTGTTTGGTCTATATGCAAAATAGGAAAAGACCTGACGAATGTCAGGCCTTGTTCCCAAGATTTTATTGATGATTGGTATAAAGCAAATTACTTCACTTCAACTTCAGCACCAGCTTCTTCAAGTTGTTTTTTCAAAGCTTCTGCTTCGTCTTTAGCAACTCCTTCTTTAACTGGTTTCGGTGCACCGTCAACAAGTTCTTTTGCTTCTTTAAGTCCAAGACCTGTAAGGTCTTTAACCAATTTCACAACAGCTAGTTTACTAGCACCTGCTGCTTTCAAAATTACATCAAAAGACGTTTTCTCTTCAACTACCGGAGCGTCACCGCCACCAGCTGGACCTGCAACAACAACTGCACCTGCAGCAGCTGGTTCGATACCATATTCGTCTTTAAGAATTGCAGCCAATTCGTTCACTTCTTTAACCGTTAGGTTAACAAGCTGTTCCGCGAAAGCTTTCAAATCTGCCATTTTTATTTTTGATTTTGTGATTATACAAATAGATGAATTTTTGAGCTCAATATTAACTCTGACCCGAGGAGCTCAACCGGGCAGATATTCAATAAATTAGTCTTCTTTCTCAGATAAAGTCTTAAGAATACCAGCCAATTTGTTTCCACCGCTCGAAAGAGCCGAGATAACGTTTTTGGCAGGAGATTGCAACAGACCGATAATCTCTCCAACCATCTCTTGTTTAGATTTAAGAGCGATCAGAACGTCAAGCTGGCTTTCACCAACAAAAACAGATGAATCAACAGAAGCTCCTTTAAATTTAAGCTTGTCACTACCTGCTTTTTTCTTGAATTCTTTAATCAGCTGTGCAGGAACTTTACCTGACTCCGGGTGAAACATTACACCGGAAAAACCTTTCAAAACTGTGTCGAAAGAAGAATAATCCGTATCTAGTGTTTCTAATGCTTTCTTAATCAGTGTATTCTTTACAACACGGTACTCAATACCACGTTCGAAGCAAAGGCTTCTTAGAACGTTAACCTCACTTACAGTCATTCCTGCAGCACTGGTGATATAGAAGTATGGCGTGTTCGAGAATTTCTGACTTAGCTCGTCAATAATTACTGCTTTCTCTTCCCGTGTCATATTATAATCCTGGAATCGTGTTTTTGTCAATAGTCACACCCGGGCTCATCGTAGAAGATAAGTGAATGCTTTTTACGTAAGTACCTTTTGCCGAAGATGGCTTAAGGCGGATCAAGGTGTTGATAACCTCAGTCGCGTTCTGTGCAAGTTGGTCTGGTCCAAAAGAAACCTTTCCTACGCTTGTATGAATAATTCCAGATTTGTCAACCTTGAAATCAATTTTACCAGCTTTAACTTCTTTCACAGCTTTAGCTACATCTGGTGTAACTGTACCTGATTTAGGGTTTGGCATAAGACCACGAGGACCCAATACTTTACCTAACTTACCCACTTTTGCCATTACACTAGGCATTGTGATGATCACGTCGATGTCAGTCCAGCCTTGTTCTATCTTTGTGATAAACTCGTCAAGACCAACGAAATCTGCTCCTGCTTCTTTCGCTTCAGCTTCCTTATCAGGAGTACACAAAACCAATACACGTACTTCCTTTCCGGTTCCGTGTGGCAATGTTACCACGCCACGTACCATTTGATCAGCTTTACGAGGATCAACGCCTAAACGAACGTCGATATCAACAGATGAATCAAATTTAGTATAAGAAATCGTCTTTAGGACCTCCGCTGCTTGTTCCAAGGTATAAGCCTGGGTTGCGTCGTATTTCGAAAGAGCGTCTTTTTGCTTTTTGGTCAATTTTCCCATGTTCTTTGTTTCTTTAGCGTAATTAAACTACGCTCAGTTGTTTTCTTCCCACGGGGCTTTGCCAGCTACGGTAATACCCATACTACGAGCCGTTCCCGCGATCATTTTCATAGCTGAATCAATTGTAAAGCAGTTTAGATCAGGCATTTTAGTCTCAGCGATCGTACGAACCTGATCCCAAGTAACTGAACCAACTTTTAGACGGTTTGGCTGAGCCGAACCAACTTTTACTTTTGATGCTTCCAGAAGAAGATTTGCGGCCGGGGGAGTCTTGATGACGAAGTCAAAAGACTTATCCTTATAGTACGTAATAACTACCGGCAATACCACACCAGGTTTATCCTGAGTACGGCCATTGAATTGCTTACAAAACTCCATGATATTCAAACCTTTCGATCCTAATGCAGGTCCGATTGGAGGTGAAGGGTTGGCTGAGCCACCTTTTACCTGAAGTTTGACGTATCCACCTATTTCTTTTGCCATTGTTTTGGAATTTGTTCGGTTCACTGATTAATCAAGCGGCTTATATGCAAGTGGAAGCTTACCCTGCCC
The sequence above is drawn from the Dyadobacter subterraneus genome and encodes:
- the rplL gene encoding 50S ribosomal protein L7/L12, whose protein sequence is MADLKAFAEQLVNLTVKEVNELAAILKDEYGIEPAAAGAVVVAGPAGGGDAPVVEEKTSFDVILKAAGASKLAVVKLVKDLTGLGLKEAKELVDGAPKPVKEGVAKDEAEALKKQLEEAGAEVEVK
- the rplA gene encoding 50S ribosomal protein L1 — protein: MGKLTKKQKDALSKYDATQAYTLEQAAEVLKTISYTKFDSSVDIDVRLGVDPRKADQMVRGVVTLPHGTGKEVRVLVLCTPDKEAEAKEAGADFVGLDEFITKIEQGWTDIDVIITMPSVMAKVGKLGKVLGPRGLMPNPKSGTVTPDVAKAVKEVKAGKIDFKVDKSGIIHTSVGKVSFGPDQLAQNATEVINTLIRLKPSSAKGTYVKSIHLSSTMSPGVTIDKNTIPGL
- the rplK gene encoding 50S ribosomal protein L11, which codes for MAKEIGGYVKLQVKGGSANPSPPIGPALGSKGLNIMEFCKQFNGRTQDKPGVVLPVVITYYKDKSFDFVIKTPPAANLLLEASKVKVGSAQPNRLKVGSVTWDQVRTIAETKMPDLNCFTIDSAMKMIAGTARSMGITVAGKAPWEENN
- the rplJ gene encoding 50S ribosomal protein L10, which gives rise to MTREEKAVIIDELSQKFSNTPYFYITSAAGMTVSEVNVLRSLCFERGIEYRVVKNTLIKKALETLDTDYSSFDTVLKGFSGVMFHPESGKVPAQLIKEFKKKAGSDKLKFKGASVDSSVFVGESQLDVLIALKSKQEMVGEIIGLLQSPAKNVISALSSGGNKLAGILKTLSEKED